A stretch of Cynocephalus volans isolate mCynVol1 chromosome 9, mCynVol1.pri, whole genome shotgun sequence DNA encodes these proteins:
- the LOC134385834 gene encoding tripartite motif-containing protein 75-like, whose translation MALAAFLAELQAEASCPMCLDYLRDPVTTDCGHNFCGSCIRQCWEDLQDVFPCPVCLHHCPDNSLKRNPQLCHMSDIVKQLPTTRSKRRRQEEKALCEQHSQVLDLFCEKDLELLCPQCRVTTEHRDHLLMPIEQAAASLRKRLKSYIEPLRKQTEDAEMGRDAQLSTSIALRTKVENWRGELHSQWEQLRQLLAKKQEADFLDLLMEEKDVTEKLSKNSTVLSQHISTLRSLLSEMSERCAQSDMELLTGIETIYSRYENLKSPAVIPCELKTPSSCLPPQYIGLQKVIDAFKAELTLDPETAHPNLIISEDRKGVAYGKRTQNVPSNPRRFTSYPAVLSAEGFAAGRHYWQVEVRSTGDWALGVFKESFLGNAVTSARPKDGCWQIEHWTSPGGTRDKGRHL comes from the coding sequence ATGGCCTTAGCAGCCTTCCTAGCCGAGCTCCAGGCAGAGGCCAGCTGCCCCATGTGCCTGGACTACCTGAGGGACCCAGTGACCACTGACTGTGGGCACAACTTCTGTGGCTCCTGCATCCGCCAGTGCTGGGAAGACCTGCAGGACGTCTTCCCCTGTCCCGTCTGCCTCCACCACTGCCCTGACAACAGCCTCAAGAGGAACCCCCAGCTGTGCCACATGAGTGACATTGTTAAGCAGCTTCCCACCACGAGGAGCAAGAGGAGGCGGCAGGAAGAGAAAGCCCTGTGTGAGCAGCACAGTCAGGTGCTGGACCTGTTCTGTGAGAAGGACCTGGAGCTCTTGTGTCCCCAGTGCAGGGTCACAACTGAGCACCGGGATCACCTCCTCATGCCCATTGAGCAAGCTGCAGCTTCTCTCAGAAAGAGGCTGAAAAGCTACATCGAGCCCCTGAGGAAGCAAACAGAAGATGCTGAGATGGGGAGAGATGCCCAACTCTCAACCTCCATTGCGTTGAGGACAAAGGTGGAAAACTGGAGGGGGGAGTTGCACTCTCAATGGGAACAGCTCAGGCAGCTACTGGCAAAGAAGCAAGAGGCCGATTTTTTGGATTTACTGATGGAAGAGAAGGATGTTACGGAAAAACTAAGTAAAAACAGCACTGTACTTTCTCAACATATTTCTACACTAAGAAGTCTTCTAAGTGAAATGAGCGAAAGGTGTGCACAGTCTGACATGGAGTTACTGACAGGTATTGAGACCATTTACAGCAGATATGAAAACCTGAAAAGCCCAGCCGTGATTCCATGTGAATTAAAGACCCCGAGCAGCTGTCTCCCTCCACAGTACATCGGCCTGCAGAAAGTGATCGACGCGTTTAAGGCGGAGTTGACACTAGATCCTGAGACTGCCCATCCCAATCTGATCATCTCAGAAGACAGAAAAGGTGTCGCCTATGGAAAGAGAACACAGAATGTTCCTTCCAATCCCAGGAGATTTACGTCCTACCCCGCTGTCCTGAGTGCTGAAGGATTTGCCGCAGGCAGGCATTACTGGCAGGTAGAAGTCAGGAGCACAGGTGACTGGGCCCTAGGTGTGTTCAAGGAATCATTCCTCGGTAATGCTGTCACTTCAGCACGGCCCAAGGATGGCTGCTGGCAAATTGAGCACTGGACTAGTCCAGGTGGCACCCGGGACAAAGGAAGACACCTATGA